One stretch of Euphorbia lathyris chromosome 7, ddEupLath1.1, whole genome shotgun sequence DNA includes these proteins:
- the LOC136235902 gene encoding pentatricopeptide repeat-containing protein At5g27460: MAVRRLGSSLGRCRLNFERSSLLMFASSLASPFKDVDESSLKSVNTTPSPNLKNQILRLKLPGESAISVLQSWSDNGYKVTFDQLRYISAILMKSKRYKPALEIFTWMETRNNSRISAADKAMRLELIIKVHGIREAEDYFKLMADSASRKEAFLSLLRGYVKERDTVKAEGLMMNLNDSGLLVSPHPFNEMMKLYMSTSQHEKVPFVILQMKRNKIPLNVLSYNLWMNSCCEMSEVTKVEMVYKEMMNDKNVEVGWSTLCTLGNAYTKAGMVEKALWALTMAEKKLSTNSRLGYFFLITQYCSLRNKEGVQRLWESSKGVGGRITCANYICILSCFVKVNNLVEAERAFMDWESNCRNYDTRVSNVLLGAYVRKGLINRAESLHVRTLERGGRPNFKTWEILLEGWVKSQKMDKAITAMNRAFCLLMRCDWRPSPGNLIAIAEHLEKKGSFEEANRYIRVVHHFGLASLRLYKIFLRMHLSAGKTAFDILEMMGKDKIGMDDETFALVEALKSYA, encoded by the exons ATGGCGGTTCGCAGGCTCGGTTCCAGTCTTGGACG TTGTAGGCTTAATTTTGAGAGAAGCAGTCTCTTGATGTTCGCATCTTCACTGGCTTCGCCGTTTAAAGATGTCGACGAATCGTCTTTGAAAAGTGTAAATACCACTCCCAGTCCCAAcctaaaaaatcaaattctaaGACTTAAACTTCCTGGAGAAAGTGCAATCTCCGTGCTTCAAAGTTGGTCCGACAATGGCTACAAGGTGACATTTGACCAGCTCAGATACATCTCCGCAATACTCATGAAATCCAAGCGCTATAAGCCCGCACTCGAG ATTTTCACATGGATGGAAACTCGAAATAATTCCCGCATCTCTGCAGCAGATAAAGCAATGAGATTAGAATTAATCATTAAAGTGCATGGCATAAGAGAGGCTGAAGATTATTTCAAACTTATGGCTGATTCGGCGTCACGAAAAGAGgcctttctttctcttcttcgcGGTTATGTAAAAGAAAGAGACACTGTGAAAGCTGAGGGTCTCATGATGAATCTAAATGACTCAGGGTTGCTTGTAAGCCCTCATCCGTTTAATGAGATGATGAAACTTTATATGTCCACATCACAGCATGAGAAAGTACCCTTTGTGATCCTACAAATGAAGCGCAATAAAATACCCTTAAATGTTCTCTCCTATAACCTTTGGATGAATTCGTGTTGTGAAATGTCTGAAGTGACCAAAGTAGAAATGGTTTATAAGGAAATGATGAATGATAAAAATGTTGAAGTTGGGTGGAGCACTTTGTGTACTTTGGGAAATGCTTATACAAAGGCAGGCATGGTTGAAAAAGCTCTTTGGGCCCTTACAATGGCTGAGAAGAAGCTTTCCACTAACAGTCGTCTTGGTTATTTTTTCCTTATTACACAATATTGCTCATTAAGGAATAAGGAAGGAGTTCAGAGGCTTTGGGAATCTAGTAAAGGAGTTGGTGGAAGAATCACATGTGCCAACTATATATGTATACTCTCATGCTTTGTTAAGGTGAATAACCTTGTAGAAGCTGAGAGAGCGTTTATGGATTGGGAGTCTAATTGTCGGAATTATGACACTAGAGTATCCAATGTCCTTCTTGGTGCATATGTGCGGAAGGGACTGATAAACAGAGCTGAGTCGTTACATGTCCGCACATTGGAGAGGGGTGGACGCCCGAATTTTAAGACATGGGAGATCCTTTTGGAGGGTTGGGTGAAGAGTCAAAAAATGGATAAAGCCATCACTGCCATGAACCGGGCATTTTGTTTGCTGATGCGTTGTGATTGGAGACCATCACCTGGTAATTTGATAGCTATTGCAGAGCACCTGGAGAAGAAGGGGAGTTTTGAAGAGGCAAATCGGTACATTCGGGTTGTACATCATTTTGGTCTTGCAAGCTTACGGttatataaaatatttctaAGAATGCACCTCAGTGCTGGGAAAACCGCTTTTGACATCCTTGAAATGATGGGAAAGGATAAAATTGGGATGGATGATGAGACTTTTGCCCTTGTTGAAGCCTTGAAGTCATATGCATAA